AGCGCGTCAGCCGTGACGCCACCGACAGCGGCGATCTTGAGGCCGGCGAAAGCCCTTGCGTCCAAACCAAATTCGACGAACTTCTCGCGCACAGCGCGCACCGCGTTGGCGGAAGTGAAGCCGATCCACTCGTAACGGCCCGTGACCAGGCCCTTGATCGCGCGCTCCATCTGCTGCGGCGTGCGCGGCGGCTCGACGCTGATCGTGGGCACGACATCGCTGGACGCGCCGTATGACGCGAGCCGGTCGGTCATGGTGCTGGCCTGGTCCTTGGTGCGAGGCACCAGGATGTTCCAGCCGAACAACGGCTTGTTCTCCCACCACGACAACTGTTCCCGCATCTCGACGACCGAGCCGACGACCGCGATGGTCGGCGCCGCGAGCTTGTTGCCCCTCAGCTGCGCGACGACCTCGCCGAGCGTGGTGACCGTCGTGATCTGGTGGATCGTGGTGCCGTCGGTGCTGAGGGCGACCGGGGTCTCCGGTGCACGGCCTGCCGCCAACAACTTGGCAAGACCGTTCGGCAGCGCATCAGCGGCTCCGAGGACCACGACGGTGCTGTCGGCGGCGGTGCAGGCCGCCCAGTCGGTGCGATCGTCGCCGGCGGAGACAATGTGCATGGCGCGAGAACTGTTGGCGGTCAACGGGATTCCGGCATACGCCGGGACGGCGGACACCGAGCTGACACCAGGCACGATCTCGAAGCCGATCTCTGCCCTGTGACAGGCGACGGCTTCTTCGGCCAGCCCGTTGAAGGTCGCGGGGTCGCCGTCCATCAGTCGCACCACCAGCGGCTGGCTGTCGGGACGAGCGGCGGCCTTGGCTGTCCGGACCACGAGCTTGGCGCGCGATGCGACGGTCAGCGGCTGGCCGGTCTCACCGTGGCCGGCGTCGACGATCTCGACATCCGGCCTGGCGAACAACGCGACGAATTCCTCCCGTGCGATCTGGTCGATGATCACCACATCCGCCTCACGCAGCAATTGCGTGGCACGCACGGTCATCAGAGAGGGATCGCCGGGCCCGGATCCGACGAAGGCGATTCGGGCGACGATCTTGGTGGGCTTGGTTGAGGAAGTCACGATTCACACTCCGCAGCGCTGGTGGGGACAAAGGTGGTGACGGGGGTGGTGCTGGGTAAGGCTCCGCCGGGCGCTGGATCCGGTGGGGCCTCGGGCCGTGGCGACATCGCGTCACGAGCCCCGTCCTGCAAGAGCACCTGGGCGAGTTGCTCACCCAGCTGCTGAGCGGTTTCGACCGGGCCGGTCACCGACCGGCGCAGATCGAAACTGCCATCGGTGCGGCCGACGAAGGACCGCAACGAAATCTCAAGGGAGCCGTCGAGCTCCTCCGACACCTCGGCGAGCGCACCGATGGGTGCTGAGCAGCCGGCCTCGAGTGCGCACAACAGGGCACGTTCGGCGGTGACCGCGGCACGGGTGTCGGCGTGGTCGAGAGCCGCCACGGCTACAGCCAGTTCGGCATCGTCGCTGCGGATCTCGAGGGCAAGCGCACCCTGTCCGGGCGCGGGCAGCATCTGCACCGGCTCGAGGGTCTCGGTGATCTCGGCGGCCCGGCCCAGCCGCACCAAGCCGGCGCGCGCCAGGATGACGGCGTCGACCTCTCCGGAGGTGACCAGGCCGATACGGGTGTCGACATTGCCGCGGATCGCGCGGACCTGCACGCCCAGCCCGAGCGCCGCCAGCTGCGCCTCGCGGCGCGGTGATCCGGTGCCGATGACAGCACCCTCGGGCAGTTCTCCCAGGGTGAGTCCGTCGCGCGCAACCAGCGCGTCGCGGGCATCCTCACGTGCAGGGATCGCGGCGATCGTGAGTCCGTCATACGGCAGGACGGGCAGATCCTTCAGCGAGTGGACCGCGAGATCGATGCGGCCGGTGAGCAGAGCGTGACGTATGGCGGTGGCAAAGACCCCCGTGCCACCCATGCTCACCAGCGGCGCGAGATTGGTGTCACCCTCGGTGACGATCTCGACCAGCTCGACCTCGTGGCCGAGCGCCCGCAACTGGTCGGCGACCAGTCCCGACTGCGTGGTCGCCAGGTGGCTGCGGCGGGTGCCGAGACGGATGCGAGTCATCGCACGCCTCCGTCCGGCGGCAGAGTCGGGATGGCGGCTACCCGCGTCTGGTGCGGGTCGAGGTCGAACAACGTGCGCAACAGCGCGGCGTAGTCCTGACCGCCCTGCTCCTCACCGGCCAGCTGCTTGATACGCACGGTCGGGGTGTGCAGGATCTTCTCGACGACGCGGTGGATGGTCATCTGCACCTGCGCGGCGTCGGCTTCGGACAGGTCGATGCGCTGCCCCAGCCGGCCGAGTTCGAGGGCGACGACGTCGGCGGCGCGAGCACGCAGCGCGGCCACGGTCGGCGCGACGGCGGCGGCCCTGCGGCCCACCAGAAATTCGGCGACCTCGGCGGTCACCAGGTCTTCAACCGCACGCACCTGGGCGCGCTCGTCGGCATCGGCTGCACTCACGGCACCGAGGTCTTCGAGTGACAGCAAGGTGATGCCGGGCAGCGCAGCGAGTGCCGGGTCGATGTCGCGGGGCAGGGCCAAGTCGATGAGCACCCGAGCGCGGTCGCTGGAGGTCACCGTCGCGGCATCCAGCACGTGACCCACTGCCCCGGTGCACGACACGATGATGTCGGCGCCGGTCACGGCGTCGGCCAGCTCGTCCCACCCACGGGCCACACCAGCGGTCGCCTCGGCAAGGCGCTGCGCCTTGGCCGCGGTGCGGTTGATGACGGTCAGGCCACCGACACCGGCACGCGCCAGCGTGTGCGCGGACAACCCGCTCATCGCGCCGGCACCGATCACCAGCGCCTGCTGATGACCGAGGTCACCGAGGACGGCCTGCGCCTGCAGCAGCGAACGCTCGACGAGAGAGCGGCTCACGGTGTCGATGTCGGTCTCGGCGTGCACGCGCTTGCCGACGCGCAATGCCTGCTGCAGCAGTGCCGACAATGCCGGGCCGAGATGCGCACCTTCCTGGGCCAGGCTCAGCGCCGAGCGCAGTTGGCCCAGGATCTGGCTCTCGCCGACCGCCATCGAGTCGAGACCGGCCGCCACGTGGAAGACGTGTGCGACGGCGCGGTCCTCGAAGTGCACGTAGAGGTGGTCACGCAGCTCGTGGACCGGGATTCTCGTTGCGGCTGCGAAGGATTCGGTGATCGAGGTGACTGCGCCGTGGAAGGTGCCGACCTCGGCATACACCTCGATGCGATTGCAGGTCGACAGAACGACGGCCTCGCCGACGTGCTCGTTGGTGTCGAGGGCCTGTGCGAGTTCGTGCACCTGCTCCGGCGACAGCACGGCACGTTCGAGAAGGTCGACATCGCACGTGCGGTGCGAGATGCCGATGACGATCAGACTCATCGTGCCTCCTTCAGGGAGGTCTCGTCGCCGCGGCCTCGTTCTTCATGGAAGGCCAGAATCTGCAGCTCGGTGGCGAGGTCGACCTTGCGGACCTCGACACCCTCGGGCACGGTCACCATGCACGGTGCGAAGTTGAGGATCGAGCGCACCCCGACGGCGACGGCCTGGTCGGCGGCGGCTTGTGCTGCCTCGGGTGGTGTGGCCAGCACCGCGATGATGCTCTCGGGGGCTTCGACCGCGAGCATCGCGAAGTCGATGACACGCAGGCCGGCGATGGTGGTGCCGACGATGGCGGGATCCTGGTCGACCAACCAGCGCACCTTGAACCCGCGCGTGGCGAAGCCGCTGTATGACGCGAGCGCGTGGCCCAGGTTGCCCATGCCGATGATGGCCACGGACCAGTCGTGATGCAGGCCCAGCTCTCGGGAGATCTCCTCCGACAGGCGTGTGACGTCATACCCGACACCACGCACGCCATACGAGCCCAGGTGGGAGAGATCCTTGCGCAGACCGGCCGAGCGCACTCCCGCGGCTTCGGCGAGCTCCTCCGACGAGACCAGATCGACGTCGCGGGAATGGAACGAGCGGAGGGCACGAAGGTAGACCGGTAGCCGAGCCACGGTGGCTTCGGGAATATCCCGACGGGCGGCTGGGGCGGTGCTCACTGGCGCTCCGACTCCTCTTCCGAATGGGCCGACGTATATCAAACGCCCGACACCAGAGGATCACTGACCCCCAGACTCTAGGTCTTTGTGAACAGACGCACAAAGTCGCGTTCTAGGGACAAAAGTGCTAGTGCGACGCGTGCGAAGCCGCTGAGCGGTTGCTGTGCGTCAGATCGGCGAACCTCCCACGGTCGCGACGACCCCTCGCCGGACGCGGCGGCGGCGCCGAAAGACTCAGGCGAGAGCGGCGCGCAACCGGGTCTCGTCGACCCGCCAGAAGTCGTGCTGCCGGCCATCGACCAAGGTGACCGGGATCTGCTCGGCATACCTGCTCATCAGCTCGGGATCGGTGAGGATGTCGAGCTCCCGCCAGCCCACGCCGGTGTCCGCCGCGACTCGCTCGATGACGACCCGTGCGTCGTCACAGAGGTGGCAGCCGGGCTTGCCGATGAGGGTGATCCGCGGCGTCACCTCGGTCGCTGCAGCCGGTGCCGAGGTTCGACGTGCACGCCCGAACATCAGAAGAAGACCGAACGACGTTGCATGAGAAGCGAATACAACGACTGCTGAATCGTCTCGCGCACCTGATCGGTGAGTTCGAAGACCAGCATCGGGTCTTCGGCTCCGGCCGTGCCGAAGCCGGCGGTCTCGATCGGTGCCCCGAACTCGATGATCCACTTGCTCGGCAGCGGGATGAGTCCGGCGAGCCCGAGGAACGGGAACGTGGGGGTGACCGGGAAGTATGGCGTGCCGAGCAGCCGGGCCAGGCCCTTGAGGTTGCCGATGAGCGGGTAGATCTCCTCGGCGCCCACGATCGAGCACGGGATGATCGGCGCACCGCTGCGCATCGCCGCCGACACGAAACCGCCGCGGCCGAACCGCTGCAGGCGGTAGCGCTCCGAGAACGGCTTGCCGACGCCCTTGAAACCTTCAGGCCAGACGGCCACGAGTTCACCGGATTTCAGCAACCGTTCGGCGTCGGCGTTGGCGGCCAGCGTCGTGCCGGCCCGTCGACTGAGCTGACCGACCACCGGTGAGGAGAACACCAGGTCGGCACCGAGCATCCGCACGTGACGGTGCTGCGGGTGTTCGTCGTGGATCGCGACCTGGGTCATGAGTCCGTCGATCGGCAGCGTGCCGGAGTGGTTTGCGACGACCAGCGCCGAGCCATCGGCCGGGATGTTCTCGATGCCGCGCACCTCGACGCGGAACCAGCGCCGATAGAGCGGTCGCAGCAGCGGCAGCCACACCTGGTCGGTGAAATCGGAGTCGAAGCCGAAGTCGTCGATGTCGTAGTCGCCGGTGAGCCGCCGCCGCACGAACGCCAGAGCCTGCGCGATGCGCTGCTCGAGATCGTCGCCGCTCATGCCGACCGCGGCGCCTGCGGTGCGCAGGATCGTGACCAGTCCGCCGATGGCGGCCTCGATCTCGCTCGTGCCGGGCATGGCCGCCGGCTGTGGCATCGGTTCGTCGTCGCAGGGGTCGGGCACGGCATACAGCCCGCGTTCGCTGCTTGCGGCGTGGGCGGCATCGCTGATCCGCCGGCGCTGCGGCCTCGTCGGACGGGGCGCGGGTGCCGGGGTGGGTGGCACCGGCGTTGCGGGTTCGCCGGCGGATGCCGGCTTGGCGGACGCTCGCGCCGCGGTCTTCGGCTTGGCCACTGCCTTGCGAGGGCGGGTCGAAGGTCGGTCAGCCACGGGCGCCTCCAAGAGCAGGAATGAGTTCGCCGGCGCCGAAGACGTCGGTGAACGCCTCTCGCGTGGTCATGGTCGGCTCGAATCCGAGCACTTCGCGCATCCGGCTGGTGTCCATCCCCCGGCCGAACTGCAGGAACGCCATCTGTTCGGCGTCGAAACCGCGAGCCCCGAGCAGATCACTGAGCTGCTGGATGAGCCCGCCGGACTGCGCGAGCACCGGCAGCACCGGCTTGCGCGCCAACCTCGCCGCCTGGCGCACAGTCAGCATGCCGTCGGCAGCGACGTTGATCGTGCCGGTGGCATCCGTGAGTGCGGCCTTCTTGATCGCCGCCACAGCGTCGACGAGGTGGAGCACCTGGAACCGGCCGTCGAAACCCAGCGGCGCGGGCAGCACCGGCTGCTCGAAATACTCCGAGAACGTGGTGCGGACGCCCGCTCCGACGAGATTGGCCATCCGCAGCATGACGAGTTGTATGTCGGGCCGCCGTCGGGCCAGACCTCGCACGTAGGTCTCGACCTCGACCGAGTCGCGGCCGAAACCGCCGGTCGGCGTGCGCCGGGCGCTCATGTCCTCGGTGAACATCGCCGGGTCCTGCGGTGAGGACCCGTAGATCGCGGAGGAGGATTTCACGACGATCCGGCGCAGCGACTCCGCCTTCTGGCAGGCGGCGAGCAACTGCATCGTGCCGATGACGTTGATCTCCTTCTGCTGATTGCGGCCACCGGCCTGGCGTGGCGTCATGATCACGCCCAGGTGCACGACGGTGTCGATCTGCTCCTGGTTGACGATCTTGCCGATGATCGGATTGCGTATGTCGGCCCGCACGAACCTGGCCCGGCCGATCCCGTGAAGTGGCGGCACTGCGTCGATGGCAATGATCTTGTCGACCGACGGGTCCTCGGCCAGCGCCCGGCACGCGACGCCCCCGACGCGACGAGACACGCCTGTCACCAGCACATTCCGGGGCATGGTGCCTCCTGCGCGGCGTCGGGAACTGGTATGCCGATGGTAGCCCCGGCGGCAGTGGCGATCCGCAGTGACCACGATCTGCCATCGACGCGGGGCACGTCGCGGCCGACGCGCCACAGCAAACAAAAGGGCCCCGTCGTCCGGTGTGTCCGGAGAGGGGCCCTGAAGCTGCCGCTGACTACTTCTTGTTGCGGCGCTGGTGACGCGTCTTGCGCAGCAACTTGCGGTGCTTCTTCTTAGCCATCCGCTTGCGGCGCTTCTTAACGACTGATCCCATGCGTGACGCTACTTTCTGCGAGCTTGTCGAACTTCTTGGTGGACCGGCTGCGGCGTGCGGCCGACTGACCGGAAAGCCTGATGACGGCTCTGGACCGTCGGCCAAGGATACGCCATGAGCCGAAGGCGTGCGAATCGCGGGCGGTCCTCGCCGCTCGCGCTCGCTTGCCCGGCGTGGTGGCGGTTGCGGTCAGGCGGTGCCCATGTAGGACTGGTTGAGGTACTCGGTGACCGCATGCTCGGGCACCCGGAAGGAGCGCCCGACGCGCACGGCGGGGAGCTCACCGGAGTGCACGAGGCGGTACACCGTCATCTTCGAAACCCGCATGATGGCGGCCACCTCGGCGACGGTCATGAAGCTGACCTCGCCAGGCTGACGGTCTTGATCCATGACGGAGTGTGCCTTCCCGTTTGACGTGACTGTCCCATCAGCCTCAACGGCAACGGGAGAAACCTGCTGATCGCACACGATAGGGGTAATCGGCAGTCTGTGGAAAGTCTGAGGCGAGAATTGTCCAGCCGACACGCCGATCATCGGCGAGTTGCCTGATCTTCGACTGGTGCCGCTCAGTCGAACCAGACGTCGAGGCCGTGGTGGGGAAAGATCGCCTCACGGGTGGCGAGGATCGCGCGGTCGGTCGGATCTTCCGGATCTGCCCCCGATTCCCACGAGCGCCACCAGACCCGACCCTCGTCGGCCTGACCGTCGCCCATCCGCGCCGGGCCGGGCCGGCCGAAGCGCGACTGCACCTCGTCGCGCCACTGCTGCGGCAGTGGTGTGTCGAGCGGGATCGGCCGGTGGGCGGCGATCGCAGCGAGGTGGGTCCACGCGCGGGGCACCACGTCGATGACCTCGTAGCCGCCGCCGCCGAGCGCCAGCCATCGGCCGTCGGTGATCTCGTGGGTCAGGTCGTGCAGGAGCTCGTATGCCGTCCGCTGGGCATCGATCGACAGCGCCATGTGCGCCAGCGGGTCCGAGTAGTGCGAGTCGCACCCCTGCTGGGTGACGATGAACTGCGGCTGGAAGGCCCGCAGCACCGGCGGAACCACCGCGTGCAGTGCCCGCAACCACGCGGCGTCACGTGTGCCCGGCGGCAGCGCGATGTTGACAGCGGTGCCTTCGGCCTGCGGACCGCCGACGTCCCCGGGGAATCCGGTGCCGGGGAACAGCACCCGGCCCGTCTCGTGGATCGATGCCGTCAGCACGCGCGGGTCGTTCCAGAAGACCCGCTCGACCCCGTCACCGTGGTGGACGTCGAGATCGACATACGCAACGCGTTCGACGCCGTGATCGAGCAGCCAGGAGATGGCAAGGGCCGGGTCGTTGTAGATGCAGAAGCCGGACGCGCTGCCCGGCATCGCGTGGTGAAGCCCGCCGCAGAAGTTGACGCCGTGGTCGATCTCGCCGCGATGCAGCGCCTCGGCCAACGCGACGCTGGACCCGGCGATGAGGGCCGACGCCTCGTGCATGCCGCGGAAGGCCGGGTCGTCCTCGGTGCCCAGACCGTATGCCGGGTCCGCGCCGGCAGGGTCCGCCGACGCCGCACGCACCGCGTCGATGTAGTCGGCGGTGTGGACCCGGCGCAGGAATTCGTCGGATTCGCCCGGCCGCGATGGCTTGACGACCGCGACACCGGGCGCATCGAAGACGCCCAGTTGCTGCGACAGCCGCGCGGTCAACTCGAGCCGGACCGGGTTCATCGGGTGGTCCGGGCCGAAGTCGTACCCGGTCAACGAGTCGTCCCAGACCACCTGCACCCGGGGGGCCGCGCTGGACATGGCCCTGCCGTCAGACGACAGCGCTCGGGACGGAGCCCGGATCGTCGCCGAGCGGAAAGATCATCGCCATCTCCTCGTCCGGCTCCTCGCCGTCGGAGTTGCCGTTCTTCATCGGTCGACGGCTGTCGGTGGGCCGGAAACCGAAGCTGCTGGCGAAGGCGACTGCGCGACCGTTGTCGGTGCCGACCCAGTAGGCGACGAAACCGAAGTCATCGGAGCGGGCCTGGTCGACACCGGCCTGCACGAGCTTCCAGGCCACACCCTGGCCTCGCAGGCCTGGCGTCACCCACAGGCCGAACAACTCGCCGACCCGCTCATCGCCGCCGGGACGCCGCCCGATCGAGACAACGCCGACGACCGTGCCGTCCTGCTCAGCGACGAGCCGACGGGACCTGGCCATGCGCGTGCGCCAGAACTCCTCGTCGAACTCCTGTTCCTGCGTGGCCGAGGCCACGAATGCCTCCGGGGCGTCGCGTAGCGCCGCCAGCCGGACGTCGCGGTAGACCTGCCAATCATCTTCCCCGAGGGCCCGCACCGTGATGTCAGTCATGGGCACAACTGTGTCACGCATGTGTGACGTGCGGTGAGGTGGTGCCCCATCTCACGGGCAACTGACAGCCGATGCCCCCGTGGCCCCGTGGGATGCGGCGGATCAGCGCACCTTGCCGGACGCGAGTTCGGCGGATCTGGTTGCGGCTGCTTCCATCGCGGTCAGAAAGGCGGCCCGAACCTTGTGGTCGTCCAACTCGCGCAGGGCCGCCATCGTGGTGCCGCCGGGGCTTGAGACGCGCTCTCGCAGGACCGTCGGATGCTCACCGGTGTCGCGCAGCATGGTGGCTGCGCCATACAGCGTCTGAACGACGAGTTCGGTGGAGGTGTTGCGCGGCAGACCCAGCAGGACACCCGCCTCGATCATCGCCTCGACGACGTAGAAGATGTATGCCGGGCCGCTGCCGCTGATCGCGGTCACAGCGTCGAGCTGGTCCTCCGGCAGCGAGATGACCTTGCCGCAGGCGCGCATGAGGTCCTGCGCCTCCCAGAGGTGGTGCGTCTCGCAGTGCGACCCGGCGCTGACCGCCGCCATACCCTCGTCGACCAAGGCCGGGGTGTTGGGCATGACCCGCGCCACCGGGGTGCCGTCGGGCAGGTGCTCCTCCAGGAAGGCCGTGGTGATGCCGGCGGCGAGCGAGACCACCAGCGTGCCGCCCCGCAACTGCGCGCCGATCTCGCGCAGCAGGCCGGCCATGTCCTGCGGCTTGACCGCGATGACGACGGTCGACGCCTGCGCTGCGGCCTCGGCGCCGGGAGCGGTGCGCACGGCATACCGCTCCTGAATCTGCATGAGGCGGTCCGGGCTGCGGTCGGCGACGATCAGCTGGGTGGCCGGCCGACCGGAGCGGATCAGCCCCGACAGGAGCGCCTCCCCCATGACACCGGCGCCGATGACGGCGACGTGTTTGTCGGCGAATTCGCGGTGCCGCTCAGCGGTTTCGGCCATGGCTGATCATCCTTTGCTGGCGAGGGCGCGCATGAAGAACATGGTGTTCGCCGGACGTTCGGCCATCCGGCGCATGAGGTAGCCGTACCACTCGTCGCCATACGGCACGTAGACGCGCATCTGGTGACCGGCCGCGGCGAGCCGCTGCTGCTCGTCGGGGCGGATGCCGAAGAGCATCTGGAACTCGAAGGATCCGGCTTCGCGGAGGTTCTTGTCGGCGAGCGATCCGGCGATCTCGATCAGGCGGGGGTCATGGCTGGCGACCATCGGGTAGCCCGCGCCCTCCATGAGCACCTTCAGGCAGCGGACGTACGACTTGTCGACCTCGATCTTGTCCTGGTAGGCGACCGACTCCGGCTCCTTGTAAGCGCCCTTGCACAGTCGGATCCGGCTGCCCTCGGTTGCGAAATCGCGGCAGTCGGCCTCGGTGCGGTGCAGGTAGGCCTGCAGCACCGCACCCACCCACGGGAAGTCGGCGCGCAACTCGCGCACGATGCCGAGCGTGGAGTCGGTGGTGGTGTGGTCCTCCATGTCGATGGTGACGGTCGTGCCGGCCGCCTTGGCCGCCTCGCAGATCTGCCGGGCATTGTCGAGCGCGATCTGCTCACCGTCCTGGGGCAGTGACTGGCCGACGGCACTGAGTTTCACACTCACCTCGGCCTTGCCGTCGGCGGTCAGACCCGCATCACTCAACGCGGTGAGCAACGTCAGATAGGCGTCGCGGGTGTATGCCGCGTGCGACTGGTCGGTGGTGTCCTCGCCGAGGAAGTCGATCGTCGCCAGACGGCCGCCGTGCAGCAGGTCGGTGACGGCCGAGAGGCACTCGTCGGTGCCGACGCCGGCCACGAACCGGCGCACCACGTCACGGCTGACAGGGGCGTTCTCGATCACCTGCCGCACCTGTTTGCTGCGGCTGAGGCCGAGCAGTCCTTGGCGCAGCACTGTGCTGGGGTCGATCACGTGGGGCTCCTTCGAAGGTCACCGGGTCAGCAACGTCGGACCGCTCTCGGCGCCGGTGGGCCCGGGAGCAGTCACGCAAGCCGACTGATCTCGACGGTGACGAAGATGCGAGAGCCCGGAGAGCCGGTGAAGATGCCTCGCAACGGGACGACGTCGTCGTAGTCGCGGCCGTGCGCAACTTCAATGTAGAAGTTGTCCGGCACGACCCTGCGAGCCGGGTCGATGTCGAGCCACACACCGTCCCACCACTGCACCCAGGCATGGGTCTCGGCGGGGATCGTCTCACCGACCGGTGCATCACCGTCCAGCAGTGCATAGCCTGCGACATACCTCGCGGGGATGCCTGCGGCGCGCAGCCCGCCGATCGTCAGGTGGGCGATGTCCTGGCAGGCGCCCGATCTGGTCTCCCAGGCGACGCTGGCGTGCGATCGCACGTTGGTGCGACCGCGGACGTATTCCACATCGGCAGCGATGCGGTCGATCAGTCGGTCGACGAATTCCGTTGGCGTAGCGCAGGTTTCGCGCAGCTGGCCGACCACCTCGGCGAACGCGTCGGCGAGTTCGACGCGACCGCTGGTCTGCAGGAACTCGTCGAGGTCACCCAGCAGGTCCGGCTCCGCCAGGTCGGCCCAGCTCAGTTGCCGGCCCTGCGGGCGCTTGCGGTCGACCGTCACGGTGCTGATCGCGGCGACCTTGAGCTCCTCGTGCGCTTCGTGCAGCTCGAAGCTGGCGACCGTGTTGCCGTAATAGTCGGTCCAGGTCTCGATCCACGGCGTGGGCACGATGTCGAGCCGGGTGTGCAGCACGCTCTGGTCGGTGTTGGCGCGCGGCGCGAGCCTGGCCTGGTTGTACGACGCGACGGCCGGGCCGTTGTAGGTGTACCCGGTGCGGTGCACCAGTCGAAGTGTCGTGCTCACAGCGCGCCTCCCAGCCACTCCGGCGCGACCGCGCCCTCGAAATACCGCTTGGCCACGGCCTCGGTGGCGCTCGCGCACATCAGCTGCAACTGCTCCATCTGGGCCGGTATGTCGGAGAACAGGTCCGACAGCGACATCAGATCCAGCCGCGCCTGCGCCTGCCCGATGATGCGGCCGGCGTCGCCACCGAATCCGAGCCGACGCTGGCGCGGGTCGAGCACCTCCAGGCAGCCGCCGGCGACCGCCAGGGAGTGGGCGACCGATCGCGGGAACAGGCGGTCCATCAGCAGGAATTCGGCAGCGGCGCGCTCGGATTCGCTGGCTCGGTAGGTGCGGGTGAACGCGTGCGCGGCACCGCAGGCGCGCAGGGTGACCGACCACGACCCGGCCGAGCCCGTGGCGTATGTCGCAGCCAGGATCATTCGCGCGGTCATGTCGATCCGCTCGAGATGACGGCCCAGCACGATGAACTGCCAGCCGTCGTCGTGGCTCTGGGTGTGGTCCGCGAGCGCAGAGACCATGTTGGTGCGCTCACGTGTCAGCCGGAAGGCGTCCGCCGGGCGCATCCGTTCGAGTTCACCGGCCAGGATCGCGTTGTAGGTGGTGTTGAGCGCCTCCCACACCTCCGTCGAGACGACCTCGCGAGAGCGCCGGGCGTTCTCACGGGCCGACTCCAGCGCGTAGGCGATCGACGTCGGTGACTGCGGATCGTGCAGCAGCAGTCGCAGGATGCTCGCGATGTCGGCGTCCTCCTCGGCCGCCATCCCCATCGCGGCGAGGATCGAGCGGCAGGTGGCCTCCTCGTCGATGACCGGGTCCTCGACCAGCAGTTGCAGGTAGACATCCAGGATGCGCGCGGTGCACTCGGCCCGCTCGATGTAGCGCCCTATCCAGAACAGCGCTTCGGCTATGCGGCTGAGCATGTCTAGAGAGCACCTCCTGTGGACGGGGCCGTCGTGCCGAGGGTCTGCGTCATACCACCCAGGGTCTGCGACATC
The window above is part of the Rudaeicoccus suwonensis genome. Proteins encoded here:
- a CDS encoding lysophospholipid acyltransferase family protein, coding for MADRPSTRPRKAVAKPKTAARASAKPASAGEPATPVPPTPAPAPRPTRPQRRRISDAAHAASSERGLYAVPDPCDDEPMPQPAAMPGTSEIEAAIGGLVTILRTAGAAVGMSGDDLEQRIAQALAFVRRRLTGDYDIDDFGFDSDFTDQVWLPLLRPLYRRWFRVEVRGIENIPADGSALVVANHSGTLPIDGLMTQVAIHDEHPQHRHVRMLGADLVFSSPVVGQLSRRAGTTLAANADAERLLKSGELVAVWPEGFKGVGKPFSERYRLQRFGRGGFVSAAMRSGAPIIPCSIVGAEEIYPLIGNLKGLARLLGTPYFPVTPTFPFLGLAGLIPLPSKWIIEFGAPIETAGFGTAGAEDPMLVFELTDQVRETIQQSLYSLLMQRRSVFF
- a CDS encoding uroporphyrinogen-III synthase codes for the protein MTVRATQLLREADVVIIDQIAREEFVALFARPDVEIVDAGHGETGQPLTVASRAKLVVRTAKAAARPDSQPLVVRLMDGDPATFNGLAEEAVACHRAEIGFEIVPGVSSVSAVPAYAGIPLTANSSRAMHIVSAGDDRTDWAACTAADSTVVVLGAADALPNGLAKLLAAGRAPETPVALSTDGTTIHQITTVTTLGEVVAQLRGNKLAAPTIAVVGSVVEMREQLSWWENKPLFGWNILVPRTKDQASTMTDRLASYGASSDVVPTISVEPPRTPQQMERAIKGLVTGRYEWIGFTSANAVRAVREKFVEFGLDARAFAGLKIAAVGGVTADALREWGLEPDLVPTGEQSAHGLLEGWPEYDELLDPINRVFLPRADIATDTLVAGLQEIGWEVDDVTAYRTVRAAPPAPHVREAIKTGKFDAVCFTSSSTVRNLVGIAGKPHTTTVVACIGPATAKTAEEHGLRVDVLAAEPSATALVDALADYGRGLALSAAENGEPTRRPSERKAAARRKAKASH
- a CDS encoding NAD-dependent epimerase/dehydratase family protein translates to MPRNVLVTGVSRRVGGVACRALAEDPSVDKIIAIDAVPPLHGIGRARFVRADIRNPIIGKIVNQEQIDTVVHLGVIMTPRQAGGRNQQKEINVIGTMQLLAACQKAESLRRIVVKSSSAIYGSSPQDPAMFTEDMSARRTPTGGFGRDSVEVETYVRGLARRRPDIQLVMLRMANLVGAGVRTTFSEYFEQPVLPAPLGFDGRFQVLHLVDAVAAIKKAALTDATGTINVAADGMLTVRQAARLARKPVLPVLAQSGGLIQQLSDLLGARGFDAEQMAFLQFGRGMDTSRMREVLGFEPTMTTREAFTDVFGAGELIPALGGARG
- a CDS encoding glutamyl-tRNA reductase, translating into MSLIVIGISHRTCDVDLLERAVLSPEQVHELAQALDTNEHVGEAVVLSTCNRIEVYAEVGTFHGAVTSITESFAAATRIPVHELRDHLYVHFEDRAVAHVFHVAAGLDSMAVGESQILGQLRSALSLAQEGAHLGPALSALLQQALRVGKRVHAETDIDTVSRSLVERSLLQAQAVLGDLGHQQALVIGAGAMSGLSAHTLARAGVGGLTVINRTAAKAQRLAEATAGVARGWDELADAVTGADIIVSCTGAVGHVLDAATVTSSDRARVLIDLALPRDIDPALAALPGITLLSLEDLGAVSAADADERAQVRAVEDLVTAEVAEFLVGRRAAAVAPTVAALRARAADVVALELGRLGQRIDLSEADAAQVQMTIHRVVEKILHTPTVRIKQLAGEEQGGQDYAALLRTLFDLDPHQTRVAAIPTLPPDGGVR
- a CDS encoding redox-sensing transcriptional repressor Rex: MSTAPAARRDIPEATVARLPVYLRALRSFHSRDVDLVSSEELAEAAGVRSAGLRKDLSHLGSYGVRGVGYDVTRLSEEISRELGLHHDWSVAIIGMGNLGHALASYSGFATRGFKVRWLVDQDPAIVGTTIAGLRVIDFAMLAVEAPESIIAVLATPPEAAQAAADQAVAVGVRSILNFAPCMVTVPEGVEVRKVDLATELQILAFHEERGRGDETSLKEAR
- a CDS encoding glutaredoxin family protein produces the protein MFGRARRTSAPAAATEVTPRITLIGKPGCHLCDDARVVIERVAADTGVGWRELDILTDPELMSRYAEQIPVTLVDGRQHDFWRVDETRLRAALA
- the hemC gene encoding hydroxymethylbilane synthase, with product MTRIRLGTRRSHLATTQSGLVADQLRALGHEVELVEIVTEGDTNLAPLVSMGGTGVFATAIRHALLTGRIDLAVHSLKDLPVLPYDGLTIAAIPAREDARDALVARDGLTLGELPEGAVIGTGSPRREAQLAALGLGVQVRAIRGNVDTRIGLVTSGEVDAVILARAGLVRLGRAAEITETLEPVQMLPAPGQGALALEIRSDDAELAVAVAALDHADTRAAVTAERALLCALEAGCSAPIGALAEVSEELDGSLEISLRSFVGRTDGSFDLRRSVTGPVETAQQLGEQLAQVLLQDGARDAMSPRPEAPPDPAPGGALPSTTPVTTFVPTSAAECES
- a CDS encoding 30S ribosomal protein bS22; translation: MGSVVKKRRKRMAKKKHRKLLRKTRHQRRNKK
- a CDS encoding helix-turn-helix domain-containing protein, giving the protein MDQDRQPGEVSFMTVAEVAAIMRVSKMTVYRLVHSGELPAVRVGRSFRVPEHAVTEYLNQSYMGTA